In one window of uncultured Acetobacteroides sp. DNA:
- the panC gene encoding pantoate--beta-alanine ligase codes for MKVVRTAAELNEEVAKQRKDGQTVGFVPTMGALHVGHISLVNKCLNDGCYTICSIFVNPTQFNDKNDLKNYPRMPEKDLALLEECGVHLVFMPSVEEIYPEPDTRVFDFGSIDKVMEGAKRPGHFNGVAQIVSKLFAIVNPDKAYFGEKDFQQIAIINAMVKQLGFKVEIVRCPIVRDTDGLALSSRNMLLNEKQRKSAPNIYRALSDAKQLGTSFSIKEIKEKVIAQINADNELKVEYFDVVDADSLQSLSSWEESNNIFGCIAVQVGAVRLIDNIRLK; via the coding sequence ATGAAGGTTGTTAGAACAGCTGCAGAACTCAACGAGGAAGTCGCAAAACAGAGAAAGGATGGACAAACAGTTGGGTTTGTGCCAACCATGGGAGCGTTACATGTTGGGCACATCTCGCTAGTGAACAAATGCTTAAACGATGGATGCTATACCATTTGTAGTATCTTTGTTAACCCTACACAATTTAACGATAAGAACGACCTAAAGAACTACCCACGCATGCCCGAGAAGGATTTAGCCCTACTCGAAGAATGTGGAGTTCACCTTGTTTTCATGCCATCGGTAGAGGAGATATACCCCGAACCAGATACAAGAGTCTTTGATTTTGGCTCTATCGATAAAGTAATGGAAGGGGCAAAACGTCCTGGGCACTTTAACGGTGTCGCACAAATAGTAAGTAAGCTTTTCGCTATCGTAAATCCTGATAAAGCGTACTTCGGAGAAAAAGATTTCCAGCAAATTGCCATCATCAATGCAATGGTAAAGCAGCTAGGATTCAAGGTAGAGATTGTTCGCTGCCCAATAGTTCGCGATACCGACGGATTGGCTTTGAGCTCGCGCAACATGCTACTCAACGAAAAGCAACGTAAAAGCGCACCTAATATATATAGAGCGTTAAGCGATGCCAAACAACTTGGCACTTCGTTTTCCATCAAAGAGATCAAAGAAAAGGTTATTGCTCAAATAAATGCCGATAACGAATTGAAAGTTGAGTACTTCGACGTAGTCGATGCAGATTCTCTGCAAAGCCTTTCATCGTGGGAAGAGTCCAATAACATTTTTGGTTGTATTGCCGTACAAGTAGGCGCAGTACGCCTAATCGATAACATCAGACTAAAGTAA
- a CDS encoding DUF4270 family protein, with translation MIKFSIKHRGFFFLGALASLAVTFNACTDVDNTLGDDFIDPSQRNGVLIDSTFAIDAYTVSTDSVATSTTSGKSYIGSYNDPVFGQINSSVATQFYPSSLSDYKKYAKNVSDRIDSLVLNLKLKGGVGDSLAIQHLKVFQMKNKIHSDTLYYYSNYRIKDSIETEEISVNKNFDKSSISYSRKGDGVVHIKLSKDFVNKLFNSNIDTAKISSYEIFMSTFKSLYIENAALSSGGGLNAIDFSDTTTRMHLYFKVAGVVNKDSIVRMPFFVGSTSYSSVRRFSIIQHVYNGNSLYAVKPGEINPDLSKNPTPSKLVYLQGFGGLRTLVKFNDASVKSWLELHKDAKIYRAELIVEPYFPGNLLNYKNMPMSMTAYYSKTVSGKKYMYFIDDMVTFKGVSTNAFYNRSRRLYSLNITTHFKDAMRGVKPKEFYLYAGVPSGLYSSSSSSYGTNYVELPYDFWNVPNQVILGADPNKAPKNPIRLVITYSK, from the coding sequence ATGATCAAATTTTCGATAAAGCATAGAGGATTTTTCTTTTTGGGTGCATTAGCATCGTTGGCTGTTACCTTTAATGCTTGTACTGACGTTGATAATACTCTAGGTGATGATTTTATAGATCCAAGTCAGAGGAATGGGGTTTTGATTGATTCTACTTTTGCGATAGATGCCTATACTGTATCTACTGATAGTGTTGCAACAAGTACAACCTCTGGGAAGAGTTATATAGGTTCATATAACGATCCTGTTTTTGGGCAAATTAATTCTAGTGTTGCTACACAGTTTTATCCTTCTTCTCTCTCTGATTATAAGAAGTACGCAAAAAATGTTTCCGATCGGATAGATTCTCTCGTGCTAAATCTAAAACTTAAAGGTGGAGTTGGTGACTCGTTAGCAATACAGCATCTTAAGGTCTTTCAGATGAAGAATAAGATTCATAGTGATACCTTATATTACTACTCGAACTATAGAATTAAGGATAGTATTGAGACTGAAGAAATAAGTGTAAATAAGAATTTTGATAAATCGTCTATCTCTTATAGTAGAAAAGGTGATGGAGTGGTACACATAAAATTGAGTAAAGATTTCGTAAATAAACTCTTTAATAGCAATATAGATACTGCTAAAATATCGAGTTACGAGATATTTATGAGTACATTTAAGTCTCTTTATATTGAGAATGCTGCACTTTCTTCTGGTGGCGGTTTAAATGCAATAGATTTTTCCGATACCACTACTAGAATGCATCTTTACTTTAAAGTTGCTGGAGTAGTGAACAAAGACTCAATTGTACGTATGCCTTTCTTCGTAGGAAGTACATCGTATAGTAGTGTTCGTAGATTTAGTATTATCCAGCATGTTTACAATGGAAATAGCCTGTATGCTGTGAAACCTGGAGAAATCAACCCTGATTTATCGAAGAATCCAACACCCTCTAAATTGGTTTATCTTCAAGGTTTTGGAGGACTTCGAACTTTGGTTAAGTTTAATGATGCTTCTGTAAAGAGTTGGTTAGAATTGCATAAAGATGCTAAAATCTATAGAGCAGAACTTATTGTTGAACCGTACTTTCCTGGGAATCTGCTCAATTATAAGAATATGCCAATGTCAATGACGGCTTATTACTCTAAGACTGTTAGCGGTAAGAAGTATATGTATTTTATTGACGATATGGTAACCTTTAAGGGAGTTTCTACTAATGCTTTTTATAATCGTAGTCGTAGGTTGTACTCATTAAATATTACAACTCATTTTAAGGATGCAATGCGTGGTGTAAAACCTAAAGAGTTTTACTTATATGCTGGTGTCCCTTCTGGATTGTACAGTAGCAGTTCTAGTTCGTATGGTACAAACTATGTTGAATTACCCTATGATTTTTGGAATGTACCTAATCAGGTAATACTTGGTGCCGATCCGAATAAGGCACCGAAAAATCCGATAAGACTTGTTATTACATACAGTAAGTAA
- a CDS encoding DUF6261 family protein yields the protein MKKINILVTPGPKLSNVDFYQFITSQANHIKSLGDTMLTDAELRNLVITILSFAEDFNKAILQVQKNLKSDDIATKNQVRDISISALKSWVKNATYSTDEAELRAANGLTTLLDTYGDIARMSLDKESGTIDKLVAEFEGPTYKPMVEKIGLSARLARLKADNNAFKALYEGRRAESITKDSAKAISLRRQVNEQYQILSSYVLLRAKMTDDAQYAEALQIINTIRKEYNELVARHKAALKAAEEKKKAEEKQKEEEQKKTKKS from the coding sequence ATGAAAAAGATTAACATTTTAGTGACTCCAGGTCCTAAGCTTTCTAACGTAGACTTCTACCAGTTCATAACCTCACAGGCCAACCACATCAAGTCACTTGGCGACACAATGCTTACCGATGCCGAGCTGCGCAACCTTGTTATTACGATTCTTTCGTTTGCCGAGGACTTCAACAAGGCCATTCTTCAGGTGCAGAAGAACCTTAAGAGCGACGACATTGCTACCAAAAACCAGGTTCGCGATATCAGCATTAGCGCCTTAAAGTCGTGGGTTAAGAATGCTACCTACTCCACCGACGAGGCAGAGCTCCGAGCGGCCAACGGCCTTACGACCCTGCTGGACACCTACGGCGACATAGCGCGCATGTCGTTGGATAAGGAGAGCGGCACCATCGACAAGCTGGTGGCAGAGTTCGAGGGGCCAACCTACAAGCCCATGGTCGAGAAGATCGGCCTCTCGGCTAGGCTAGCCCGTCTGAAGGCCGACAACAACGCCTTCAAGGCGCTCTACGAAGGGCGTCGCGCCGAGTCCATCACCAAGGATAGCGCAAAGGCCATCAGCCTGCGCAGGCAGGTGAACGAGCAGTACCAGATCCTATCCAGTTACGTGCTGCTCCGGGCCAAGATGACCGACGACGCTCAGTACGCCGAGGCGCTACAGATTATCAACACCATCCGCAAGGAGTACAACGAGCTGGTGGCCCGCCACAAGGCAGCCCTCAAGGCCGCCGAGGAGAAGAAGAAAGCTGAGGAGAAGCAGAAGGAGGAGGAGCAGAAGAAGACCAAGAAGAGCTAG
- the radA gene encoding DNA repair protein RadA — MAKVKKAYFCQSCGFESPKWLGKCPSCGEWNTFVEEIVTKSSAAPTSFGLETSKPLRIDEIDLEKTPRITLNSGELNRILGGGVVPGSLILVGGEPGIGKSTLSLQIALRTHGLKTLYVSGEESAQQIKLRAERLGGNNSDCLIYCETLVENIITQAKHTNPDLVVIDSIQTLLTERIDSSPGSVSQIRETAAMLLRYAKESSTPIFIIGHITKDGTIAGPKVLEHIVDVVLQFEGDSNHIYRLLRSAKNRFGSTAEMGIFEMTGHGLREVDNPSEMLVTQHDSQLSGIAITAALDGNRPFMIEVQALVSSAAYGTPQRSTTGFDIRRLNMLLAVLEKRVGFKLGAKDVFLNIAGGIKLADPCIDLAVISAVLSSNLDIPISTDICFAAEVGLSGEIRPITRLDQRIAEAQRLGFKRIYVSKYGQKGLNIPDGIDVKFVCKVEELFRSLFGKG, encoded by the coding sequence ATGGCTAAGGTAAAAAAGGCCTACTTCTGCCAAAGTTGCGGCTTTGAATCTCCTAAGTGGTTAGGGAAATGCCCTTCGTGCGGCGAATGGAACACCTTTGTAGAGGAGATTGTCACCAAATCGAGCGCTGCACCAACCTCCTTTGGGCTGGAGACCAGCAAACCGCTACGCATCGACGAGATTGACCTTGAAAAAACACCCCGCATCACCCTTAACTCAGGAGAACTTAACCGCATACTAGGCGGTGGCGTTGTTCCCGGCTCGCTGATTCTAGTTGGAGGAGAGCCCGGCATAGGAAAATCAACCCTTAGCCTACAGATTGCCTTACGAACTCACGGTCTGAAAACGCTATATGTATCGGGAGAAGAGAGCGCACAGCAGATTAAACTGCGCGCCGAAAGGCTTGGCGGCAACAACTCCGACTGCCTGATCTACTGCGAGACGTTGGTGGAGAACATCATCACCCAGGCAAAGCACACAAACCCCGACTTGGTGGTTATTGACTCCATTCAAACGCTGCTCACAGAGCGCATCGACTCGTCGCCAGGAAGCGTGAGCCAGATCCGCGAAACGGCAGCCATGCTGCTGCGCTACGCCAAAGAATCGTCTACACCTATATTTATTATAGGTCATATTACCAAGGATGGCACCATTGCCGGCCCCAAGGTGCTGGAGCATATTGTGGACGTAGTGCTGCAATTCGAGGGTGACTCGAACCACATCTACCGTCTACTGCGCTCGGCCAAGAACCGCTTTGGCTCTACCGCCGAGATGGGCATCTTCGAGATGACCGGCCACGGGCTGCGCGAGGTAGACAACCCATCGGAGATGCTGGTTACCCAGCACGATAGCCAGCTGAGCGGCATCGCCATTACCGCTGCGCTCGATGGCAACCGCCCGTTTATGATTGAGGTGCAGGCGCTGGTTAGTTCGGCCGCCTACGGTACGCCTCAACGCTCGACAACGGGCTTTGACATCCGCCGCTTGAACATGCTGCTGGCCGTTCTCGAGAAGCGGGTAGGCTTTAAGTTGGGCGCTAAGGATGTTTTCCTGAACATCGCCGGAGGCATAAAGTTAGCCGACCCCTGCATCGACCTTGCCGTTATCAGCGCCGTGCTCTCGTCGAACCTCGACATCCCGATATCCACCGACATTTGCTTTGCTGCCGAAGTGGGGCTCTCGGGCGAGATCCGCCCCATTACCCGCCTCGACCAGCGCATCGCCGAGGCGCAGCGCCTTGGTTTTAAAAGAATATACGTATCAAAGTACGGGCAGAAAGGGCTAAACATTCCCGATGGAATAGACGTGAAGTTTGTGTGCAAGGTAGAAGAGCTGTTTAGAAGCCTGTTTGGAAAGGGGTAG
- a CDS encoding pitrilysin family protein has protein sequence MRKTIIAGLCLLMASPSLFAQSKKFDVKDIDIPYKKFVLDNGLTVLIHEDHKAPVVAANIWYHVGSKNEKAGKTGFAHLFEHLMFNGSEHHKTDYFKAVDKVGATDLNGTTSNDRTNYFETVPTSSLDQILWLESDRMGYMVNAIDQKTLDEQRGVVQNEKRQGENSPYGLTEDAICKATYPAGHPYSWTVIGSMEDLNAASLDDVKTWFKTYYGPNNATLVIAGDIKTEEALEKVKKYFGGLQAGPPVTKFTSWPAKRTGTQREVMQDRVPQARLYMVWNIPEDGSWDANMLDIASSVLAGGKTSRLYKRLVYTDQIASNVYAWAGTNEIAGQFEIMATAKPGVELSKIESVINEEMAKFLKEGPTEQEMEKIKAKMYSSFVQGFERVGGFGGKSDVLATYQTYHNNPDFYKVVLQQEMDATPTDVKKAANEWLSDGLYALEVVPFTDPKPTTADADRTKLPDLNTPPTPTFPSFQRATLSNGLNIILAERHAIPALNMELQFNAGAAADILAKPGTARLFGSVLDEGTKTRSSMEISEEMEMLGSSMGAGSSLDRTYIYLNTLKGNLDKSLAVFSDVLLNPTFPQKEFDRLRKDQLVSIKQEQARPNSIAFRVLPQFLYGSGHPYSNPLSGTGFESSVSSITRDDLVKFYKDWITPNNATLIVVGDITMGELKPKLEAAFKEWKKGTNPKKQVATVALPTKPTIYFINRPQAQQSVVMAANLAPEANKMNEAAVDLANSIIGGEFTSRINMNIREDKHWSYGASSFVYETAGQQPFIATTSVQSDKTKETIQEIEKELTGYVGSNPATAEEFTTNQNNKLLQIPGTYETGNAVLNTISKIVANNLKDTYPQENAKNLKSAKLADIHQMAKTLIKPNQLTWVIVGDKEKVLANVKSLGYEVKLIDADGKPVAE, from the coding sequence ATGAGAAAGACGATCATCGCTGGACTATGCTTGCTTATGGCCTCCCCGAGTCTATTTGCTCAGTCCAAGAAATTCGACGTAAAGGATATCGATATCCCTTACAAAAAGTTTGTTCTCGACAACGGTCTTACTGTGCTCATCCACGAAGACCACAAGGCTCCTGTGGTAGCCGCCAACATCTGGTACCATGTGGGATCGAAGAACGAGAAGGCCGGTAAAACGGGCTTTGCTCACCTTTTCGAGCACCTGATGTTTAACGGTAGCGAGCACCACAAGACCGACTACTTTAAGGCAGTTGACAAAGTTGGTGCAACAGACCTAAACGGAACCACCAGCAACGACCGCACCAACTACTTCGAAACCGTTCCGACCTCGTCGTTGGATCAGATTCTATGGTTGGAGAGCGACCGCATGGGCTACATGGTAAATGCCATCGACCAGAAGACGCTCGACGAGCAGCGCGGCGTTGTGCAGAACGAAAAGCGCCAAGGGGAGAACTCTCCTTACGGCTTAACCGAGGACGCCATCTGCAAGGCAACCTATCCAGCGGGCCATCCCTACTCGTGGACGGTTATCGGTTCGATGGAAGACTTGAATGCCGCCAGCTTGGACGATGTTAAGACTTGGTTTAAGACCTACTACGGTCCCAACAACGCAACCTTGGTTATTGCAGGCGACATTAAGACCGAAGAAGCCCTTGAAAAGGTGAAGAAATACTTCGGCGGCCTACAGGCAGGACCTCCTGTAACCAAGTTTACCTCGTGGCCTGCCAAGCGCACGGGTACACAGCGCGAGGTGATGCAGGATCGCGTTCCCCAAGCCCGCCTCTACATGGTATGGAACATTCCCGAAGATGGCAGCTGGGATGCCAACATGCTCGACATCGCCTCGAGCGTACTTGCCGGAGGAAAAACTTCTCGCCTGTACAAACGCTTGGTTTACACCGATCAGATCGCATCGAACGTATACGCTTGGGCGGGTACGAACGAGATTGCCGGACAGTTTGAGATTATGGCTACCGCCAAACCAGGCGTTGAGCTTTCGAAGATTGAGTCCGTGATCAACGAGGAGATGGCCAAGTTCCTAAAGGAAGGCCCTACCGAGCAGGAGATGGAGAAGATAAAGGCGAAGATGTACTCGTCGTTTGTACAGGGATTCGAGCGCGTGGGCGGATTTGGCGGTAAGTCGGATGTGCTGGCCACCTACCAGACCTACCACAACAACCCCGACTTCTACAAGGTCGTGCTCCAGCAGGAGATGGACGCTACACCAACCGACGTGAAGAAGGCCGCCAACGAGTGGCTCAGCGATGGCCTGTACGCCCTAGAGGTGGTGCCCTTCACCGACCCTAAGCCTACCACCGCCGATGCCGATCGCACAAAGCTACCCGATCTGAACACGCCCCCAACCCCAACCTTCCCCAGCTTCCAAAGGGCAACCCTCAGCAACGGGTTAAACATCATCCTTGCCGAGCGTCACGCCATCCCAGCACTGAACATGGAGCTGCAGTTTAACGCCGGAGCGGCTGCCGACATCCTTGCCAAGCCGGGTACGGCCCGCCTGTTTGGCAGCGTACTGGACGAGGGCACCAAGACCCGCTCGTCGATGGAGATTAGCGAGGAGATGGAGATGCTGGGCAGCTCGATGGGCGCCGGATCGAGCCTCGACCGCACCTACATCTACCTGAATACGCTGAAGGGGAACCTCGACAAGTCGCTCGCCGTATTTTCCGACGTGCTGCTGAACCCCACCTTCCCCCAGAAGGAGTTCGACCGCCTGCGCAAGGACCAGCTCGTTAGCATCAAGCAGGAGCAGGCACGCCCCAACAGCATCGCCTTCCGCGTTCTTCCCCAGTTCCTATACGGCAGCGGGCACCCCTACAGCAATCCGCTATCGGGTACCGGCTTCGAGAGCAGCGTAAGCTCCATAACCCGTGATGACCTAGTGAAGTTCTACAAGGATTGGATCACCCCAAATAACGCCACCCTAATCGTGGTGGGCGATATCACCATGGGCGAGCTGAAGCCTAAGCTCGAGGCCGCCTTCAAGGAGTGGAAGAAGGGTACCAACCCCAAAAAGCAGGTTGCAACCGTGGCGCTACCTACCAAGCCAACCATCTACTTCATCAACCGCCCACAGGCCCAGCAGTCGGTAGTTATGGCTGCCAACCTAGCGCCTGAGGCCAACAAGATGAACGAGGCCGCGGTAGATTTGGCCAACAGCATCATCGGTGGCGAGTTCACCTCGCGCATCAACATGAACATCCGCGAGGATAAGCACTGGAGCTACGGCGCTAGCTCGTTCGTTTACGAGACTGCGGGCCAGCAACCCTTCATTGCAACTACCTCCGTTCAGTCTGACAAGACCAAGGAGACCATTCAGGAGATCGAGAAGGAGCTTACCGGCTACGTGGGCAGCAATCCCGCCACCGCCGAGGAGTTTACCACCAACCAGAACAACAAGCTGCTCCAGATTCCTGGCACCTACGAAACCGGCAACGCCGTGCTGAACACCATCAGCAAGATTGTGGCCAACAACCTGAAGGATACCTACCCACAGGAGAACGCCAAGAACCTGAAGAGCGCCAAGCTCGCCGATATCCACCAGATGGCGAAGACCCTCATCAAGCCCAACCAGCTTACCTGGGTGATTGTGGGCGACAAGGAGAAGGTGCTCGCCAACGTGAAGAGCCTTGGCTACGAGGTGAAGCTGATCGACGCCGACGGCAAGCCCGTGGCGGAGTAA
- the panD gene encoding aspartate 1-decarboxylase: MHIEVVKSKIHRVKVTEANLNYVGSITIDEDLLTASNIIENEKVQIVNVNNGERLETYVIKGEKGSGAICLNGAAARKAEIGDVLIIISYATMDFEEAKAFKPWIVFPDTETNRII; the protein is encoded by the coding sequence ATGCATATTGAGGTTGTAAAATCGAAAATTCACCGCGTAAAAGTTACAGAGGCAAACCTTAACTATGTTGGCAGCATCACCATAGATGAAGATCTTCTGACTGCTTCCAATATTATCGAAAACGAGAAGGTTCAGATCGTAAACGTAAACAATGGTGAGCGACTTGAAACCTACGTCATTAAAGGAGAAAAGGGGAGTGGAGCCATCTGTCTAAACGGCGCAGCTGCTCGTAAGGCAGAAATTGGCGATGTTCTTATCATCATCTCGTACGCAACTATGGATTTCGAAGAGGCTAAAGCCTTTAAGCCTTGGATTGTATTCCCCGATACCGAAACGAACCGCATCATCTAA
- a CDS encoding adenylyltransferase/cytidyltransferase family protein → MNRFKNVSKKVVDQHELSRRVAVWNLLGKKIVFTDGCFDILHRGHVDYLTQAASKGDVMVIGLHSDASVARLKGEGRPIQNQESRALIVASLSYVDAVIILEEDSPYNLIKFIKPDVLVKGADKLPKDIIGYDIVSAKGGSVIALDIKEGNTERLIDKIKLTQ, encoded by the coding sequence ATGAACAGATTCAAGAACGTTAGTAAAAAGGTGGTGGATCAGCACGAGCTGAGCCGCCGGGTTGCCGTGTGGAACCTTCTCGGGAAAAAGATTGTTTTCACGGATGGCTGCTTCGATATTCTTCATCGAGGACATGTTGACTACCTCACACAAGCAGCGAGCAAAGGTGATGTTATGGTTATTGGGCTGCACTCAGATGCCTCAGTTGCTCGTCTCAAGGGTGAAGGACGTCCCATTCAGAATCAGGAATCCCGTGCGCTAATTGTAGCCTCGCTCTCGTATGTTGATGCTGTTATCATTCTTGAAGAGGACTCTCCATACAACCTTATCAAGTTTATTAAGCCCGACGTGCTGGTTAAGGGTGCAGATAAGCTACCCAAAGACATTATTGGCTACGACATTGTTTCTGCCAAAGGGGGCAGCGTTATTGCTCTTGATATTAAGGAGGGTAATACCGAACGGCTTATTGACAAAATAAAGCTAACCCAATAG
- a CDS encoding lysylphosphatidylglycerol synthase transmembrane domain-containing protein → MKKGTLLRGINITVFFGLGVVLMYFAFKNVKFDFLMEGLRGANYSWLVISLLLGNVAFLARALRWRLLIEPLGYQPSVMNSFHAITIGYLANFAFPRAGEVSRCGVLRKTEKIPFESLVGTVIVERTFDLLCLLILLTAVFFFKVDSFGKFIYDTALLPITNKFAGFGGSYLAMLIVMLPIATALFVAYVFRYKLIRYGVIRKMIRLSKGVVNGLKTGFTMERRLEFLLFTLLIWASYLTMTWAVFYTLPATSTLGIVDALFILAISSIGMAVPVQGGFGAFHIIVAMGLTMYGISREDGLLYATISHESQAIMTIIIGVISLSYLFFKKRNNPVIATSHEQIQER, encoded by the coding sequence TTGAAAAAAGGAACTCTTCTCAGGGGAATAAACATTACCGTATTCTTTGGACTAGGCGTTGTGCTAATGTACTTTGCCTTCAAGAATGTTAAGTTTGACTTCCTGATGGAGGGGTTACGTGGGGCCAATTACTCGTGGCTGGTGATATCTCTTCTGCTGGGCAACGTCGCCTTTTTGGCACGTGCCCTACGCTGGAGGCTGCTCATAGAACCGCTTGGCTACCAGCCTTCAGTAATGAACTCTTTCCACGCTATTACCATAGGCTACCTTGCCAACTTTGCCTTCCCAAGAGCTGGGGAAGTATCGCGCTGTGGGGTTCTTCGCAAAACAGAGAAGATTCCGTTTGAATCGTTAGTAGGTACTGTTATAGTCGAGCGCACCTTTGATCTTTTATGCCTTCTGATACTGCTAACGGCAGTCTTCTTCTTTAAGGTCGATTCCTTCGGAAAGTTCATATACGATACAGCGTTACTTCCTATTACCAATAAATTTGCAGGTTTTGGAGGTAGCTATCTTGCTATGCTTATCGTAATGCTACCTATAGCTACTGCGCTTTTCGTTGCATACGTTTTTAGATACAAGTTGATCCGGTATGGTGTCATTCGTAAAATGATAAGGCTGTCAAAAGGCGTTGTCAACGGTCTGAAAACAGGCTTTACCATGGAGCGCCGACTTGAATTCCTTCTTTTCACCTTGCTAATATGGGCATCGTACCTCACAATGACTTGGGCCGTTTTTTATACGCTACCCGCCACCAGCACTCTTGGAATTGTTGATGCGCTATTCATCTTGGCCATTAGCAGCATAGGAATGGCGGTTCCTGTTCAAGGTGGATTCGGAGCCTTCCACATTATCGTAGCAATGGGGCTAACCATGTACGGCATCTCTCGTGAAGATGGATTACTCTACGCAACAATTTCTCACGAATCACAGGCTATCATGACTATTATTATTGGAGTAATTTCGCTATCTTACCTCTTCTTTAAGAAACGAAATAATCCAGTAATAGCCACCAGTCATGAACAGATTCAAGAACGTTAG
- a CDS encoding glycogen/starch synthase — MKSSRVLFVSTEITPYLPENDISILCRYLPQGVQEQGKEIRTFMPRFGLINERRNQLHEVIRLSGMNLIINDTDHPLIIKVASIPAARMQVYFIDNEDYFHRKQILKDENEQFFEDNDERAIFYARGVLETVRKLRWSPDIIHCQGWFTSLVPLYVKKLFKEDPLFANTKVVFTVYNDEFPTPLDSSFKKKVILEGIKSKDVEQLTDPTYVNLIKFAYKYSDGMIIGSESINSEVAEFLKTCDKPVLGYQGMENYVEAYTDFYDQIFDKA, encoded by the coding sequence ATGAAAAGCAGTAGGGTACTTTTTGTGAGTACGGAAATTACGCCTTATTTACCAGAGAACGATATTTCCATACTATGTCGTTATCTACCCCAAGGGGTACAAGAGCAAGGAAAAGAAATTCGGACATTTATGCCACGGTTTGGCTTAATAAACGAACGTCGCAACCAGCTCCATGAAGTTATTCGCTTGTCGGGAATGAACCTCATAATTAATGACACCGACCATCCTCTTATCATTAAGGTAGCCTCTATTCCTGCAGCTCGCATGCAGGTTTACTTTATTGATAACGAAGATTACTTTCACCGAAAGCAGATCCTTAAGGATGAGAATGAACAGTTCTTCGAAGACAATGATGAACGCGCCATTTTTTATGCTCGTGGGGTGCTCGAAACCGTTCGTAAGCTGCGATGGTCGCCTGATATTATTCATTGTCAGGGTTGGTTTACCAGCTTAGTACCACTTTACGTGAAGAAACTTTTTAAGGAAGATCCTTTGTTTGCCAATACAAAGGTGGTATTTACCGTCTACAACGATGAGTTTCCAACGCCTCTAGATTCTAGTTTTAAGAAAAAAGTAATTCTCGAGGGCATAAAAAGTAAGGATGTTGAACAATTAACCGACCCAACTTACGTTAATCTTATTAAGTTCGCCTATAAGTATTCCGATGGAATGATTATAGGAAGCGAATCAATAAATAGCGAAGTTGCTGAATTCCTTAAAACTTGCGACAAACCAGTGCTCGGGTATCAGGGAATGGAGAATTATGTTGAAGCATATACTGATTTTTATGATCAAATTTTCGATAAAGCATAG